The region CCTTTCGGTCCTTTTTGTCTTTTCCAAAACAAAGGACGCAAAAGACACCAACCTTGAATCCTGGTTTTCAAACCCTGAACCCCGAACCCCGAACCCTGAACCCTAAATGGCATAACCTGAAGGAAAATCAGAAGATGCAACCGCATTCCATTGAAAGAGAAACCTCTCTGGTTGGTGAATATGATCCCTTTGTTAGAGGTCTGTTTCCGGTTGGAGTGAGAACAATTCAGGCACTTGATTCGGCTCGGAATCGCCTCTTTCCCTGTGAAATCTGGTATCCAGCAACAGCCCGGCATGCTGGTCAGGATCTGGCGACCGAAACGCAGGACACCTTTCCACTTCCACAGATCAATATTCCACGGATTCAAAGTGCGGTTCGTGATGCTGGTGCCCAACCAGGTGCGTTTCCGCTGATTCTTTACTCTCATGCGGGTGGCGGACATCGGCGGGCAGCGACGTTTCTGTGTACTCACCTGACCAGCCATGGGTATGTGGTTGCTGCACTGGACCATTCCGAAACTTTATCCCAGGAACTGGCACGCAGGGAAAGCGAGACGGAGGAGCAAAAGACCCGGCGCTGGGAAGTGGTGATTTCAAACCGCGTTCCGGATGCCAGGTTTTTGCTTGACTCTCTGTTGAGCCAAGGAACGGAACTGAATCTTGATCCCAACCGGATTGGCATTGTCGGGCACAGTTTTGGAGGCTGGACCGCTCTGGCACTGCCTGATGTGGATGAGCGCATTCAGGCGGTCGTGGCACTTGCGCCGGGCGGCGCTTCGAATCCCAAACCAGGAATTCTTCCGTTGACGCTTGCTTTTGACTGGGGGCGCGATGTCCCGACCCTGTATCTGGTGGCGGAAAATGATGTTTCGCTCCCGCTGGCCGGAATGTACGAACTCTTTGACCGGACTCCGGCTCCGAAACAAATGGTGATCTTACGCCGGGCTGACCACCTGCACTTTATGGACCACGTTGAGGAAATCCACGAAGCTGTTCGGAAGATGTCATTTCCAGGAGAACTGGCCTGGCTTCCGAAAGAAATGCAACCGATAACCGAACTTTGTTCCGGAGACGAGGCCCACCTGTTTGTACGTGGGCTGACGCTGGCGCACCTCGACGCCCGGCTCAATAGGAATGAAGCCGCGCAACGGTTTTTGCTCAGCGATTTGGAAGTTGACTTTGCCCAGCGGGGCATCACGGTGATGGTGCATCAAACCAATTCATTTCAGAGTGGCAAAACGAAAGAGGAAACACTATGACATCACATTCCAGTGATTCACTTCGAGACCGACGGCAGCAAGCCGTGCAACGTCACATAGATGCAGAAAACAACGCCGACCTGGACGCCATGATTGCCAGCTTTCACAGTCCCAGATATGAGGTT is a window of Acidobacteriota bacterium DNA encoding:
- a CDS encoding dienelactone hydrolase family protein; the encoded protein is MQPHSIERETSLVGEYDPFVRGLFPVGVRTIQALDSARNRLFPCEIWYPATARHAGQDLATETQDTFPLPQINIPRIQSAVRDAGAQPGAFPLILYSHAGGGHRRAATFLCTHLTSHGYVVAALDHSETLSQELARRESETEEQKTRRWEVVISNRVPDARFLLDSLLSQGTELNLDPNRIGIVGHSFGGWTALALPDVDERIQAVVALAPGGASNPKPGILPLTLAFDWGRDVPTLYLVAENDVSLPLAGMYELFDRTPAPKQMVILRRADHLHFMDHVEEIHEAVRKMSFPGELAWLPKEMQPITELCSGDEAHLFVRGLTLAHLDARLNRNEAAQRFLLSDLEVDFAQRGITVMVHQTNSFQSGKTKEETL